The Microbulbifer sp. TB1203 nucleotide sequence CGCAACTGGCCGCCTGCGAAAAGGGTGTGCACGAACTGGCGCGCATGGTGGAGCATTTCAGCCTGCCGGTGGTGCAGGCCTATATGAAACACGTGCAGGACAATGCCGAGGAATCCGTGCGCCGGGCCCTGGATGCGCTACACGACGGCCATTTTCACTACGAGATGGACGACGGCAGCGAGATCCGGGTGGCGGTCACCGTCGACAAGTCCGCGCGCCGCGCGCGCATCGACTTCACCGGCACCAGCCCCCAGCACGCCGGCAACTACAACGCGCCGGCGGCGGTGACCAAGGCGGCGGTGCTCTACGTGTTCCGCTGCCTGGTGCGGGACGATATCCCGCTCAACGGTGGCTGCCTGAAACCGCTGGATATCGTCGTCCCCGAGGGCTGTATGCTGAATCCGCAGTACCCGGCGGCGGTGGTGGCGGGCAATGTGGAGACTTCCCAGTACGTGGTGGATGCGCTCTTCGGCGCGCTGGGGACCATCGCCGCGGCCCAGGGCACCATGAACAACTTCACCTTCGGCAACGAGCGCTACCAGTACTACGAAACCCTCTGCGGTGGCTCCGGTGCGGGGCCGGATTTCGACGGCACCGACGCCGTGCACACGCATATGACCAACTCCCGCCTGACCGACCCGGAGGTACTGGAATGGCGTTTCCCGGTATTGCTGGAGGAATTCAGCATCCGCCGCGGCTCCGGTGGCGCCGGGCGATACCGGGGAGGCGACGGCGCCCGCAGGCGCCTTCGCTTCCTGGAGCCCATGTCCGCCTCCATTCTTGCCTCCCATCGCCGCCTTCCGCCGTTTGGGCTGGACGGCGGTGAAGTGGCGGCGCTGGGGCGCAACTGGGTGGAAAGGACGGATGGTTCCAAAGAAGAACTGGGCGGCTGTGCCGAGGTGCAGATGGAGGCGGGGGATGTTTTCGCCATCGAAACTCCCGGCGGGGGTGGCTATGGTTCGGTCAGTAGTTCGGAGGTTGGAGAGCCTACTTGAAGTGTTCAAAAACTCGGCCCTGGTGCGGGGCGGGCAAGCGCCGTCGCTCCAGCGCATTTTCGTCGTTCCGGCGCAGGCCGGAACCTAGGTGCCACCGGACTGGATACCGGCGTGCGCCGGTATGACGAGTATGATTTGAAACAGAGCATCTACATCTAAGGCATAGGCTTGTAATCAAATGCTCTAGACGACCGGTCTAGTAGAGATTAAACTGCGCGCCATGAAGTCCAGCTACGACGATACACGCCAGCATCTCCTCGACACCGGCCACCGGGTGATGTCCAGTAAGGGCTTCTCCTGTGTCGGCCTGAGCGAGCTGCTAAACACTGCGGGTGTGCCAAAGGGTTCCTTCTACCACTACTTCAAGTCGAAGGAGCAGTACGGCCAGGCGCTGCTGGAGGACTACTTCAGTAAATACCTGAAGGATATGGACCTGCTTTTTTCCCTGGAGGGCCGCAGCACCGCCGAAAGCCTGATGCGCTACTGGCAGGAGTGGCTGAAAATCTACAGCGAACCCTGCGACGAGCAGAAGTGCCTGGTGGTAAAGCTGAGCGCCGAAGTGGCCGACCTGTCGGAGCCTATGCGCCTTACCTTGCGCGACGGCACGGACCGGATTATCGCACGCCTGGCGGAATGCATAGAAGCGGGTCGGGAAGACGGTTCGCTGCCGCAGGGCCTGGATGCCCGAAAGAGCGCCGTCACCCTTTACCAGATGTGGCTGGGCGCCAGCCTGTTGGCCAAACTGCATCGCACAGGTGAGTCCATGGTCCAGGCGATGGAGGCGACGCGCGCTCTGCTGGGCCAGAAATAGCCCCGAATTTTTTCGACCCGCCGCGAGGCGGGTATTTTTGAAGCACGAATTAGACGACCGGTCTAATAGATATTGGGTCAAGCGTAGTCCCCAATAAACAAATGTTCCACCAATCGAAGGAGTCGATCCATGTCGCAATCCACTGACAAGAACCGCCGCATTGTGCTGGCTTCGCGGCCTGAAGGCGCACCCGCCGCAGAGAATTTCCGCCTGGAAGAGGAGCCGCTGCCGCAGCCCGCAGAGGGGCAACTGTTACTGCGCAGTGTCTATCTATCCCTGGACCCCTATATGCGCGGGCGCATGAGCGATGCACCCTCCTATGTCGAGCCGGTGGAGATCGGGGAGACCATGGTGGGCGGCACGGTGAGCAAAGTCGTGGAGTCCCGCCACCCGGATTACGAGGTTGGCGACTGGGTGTTGGCCTACAGCGGCTGGCAGGACTACGAGCTGTCCGACGGCACCGGGCTCACCAATCTCGGGGCGGATCTGCAACATCCTTCCTACACTCTGGGGGTATTGGGCATGCCGGGCTTTACCGCCTACAAGGGCCTGCTGGATATCGGCGAACCCAAGTCCGGTGAGACCCTGGTGGTTGCCGCTGCGACCGGCCCTGTTGGCGCCACCGTGGGCCAGATCGGCAGGATTGTGGGCTGCCGCGTGGTGGGTGTCGCCGGCGGCGCGGAGAAATGCCGCTACGCGGTGGATGAGTTGGGATTCGATGCCTGTATCGATCACCGCGCGGAAGATTTTGCCGAGCAACTGGCCGCTGCTTGCCCCGACGGTATCGATGTGTATTTTGAAAATGTCGGCGGCAGGGTTTGGGATGCGGTATTGCCGCTGCTCAACAACTTTGCACGGGTTCCCGTCTGTGGCCTGGTCTCCCAGTACAACGCCACCTCGCTGCCCGAGGGGCCGGATCGCTCGGGGCTGTTGATGAGCCAGGCGCTGGTAAAACGCCTGAAAATCCAGGGCTTCATCATCCTCGACCACTACGGTCCCCGTCTCGACGATTTTCAGCGGGATATGTCGGCATGGCTCGCCGCCGGCAAGATCAAGTATCGGGAAGAAATTGTCGACGGACTCGAGAAGGCACCCCAGGCTTTTATGAGCCTGTTGGAGGGCGGCAATTTCGGCAAGCTCGTGGTGCGCGTCGGCGCCGACAGCTGATTTTTCAAAAACAAGGAAAGACTGGCGATGAAAATTTTGATGGTACTGACTTCCCACGACCAACTCGGTGATACCGGCAAGAAAACCGGTTTCTGGCTGGAGGAGTTGGCTGCGCCTTATTACGTCTTCAAGGATGCGGGCGCGGAGATAACCCTGGCCTCGCCGAAGGGCGGCCAGCCACCCCTGGACCCGAAAAGCGAGGACCCGGATTCGCAAACCGAGTCCACCGAGCGCTTCCACAAGGATTCGGAGGCACAGGAGGCACTGGCCAATACAACGCCACTCGCCGACGTCGAGCTGGAGGACTACGACGGTGTCTTCTATCCGGGCGGTCACGGTCCCCTGTGGGACCTGGCGGAAGACAAGGACTCCATCGCTCTGATCGAGTCCTTCTACGCCGCCGGCAAACCGGTCGCCGCGGTCTGCCATGGGCCGGGAGTGTTCCGCCATGCCAAGGGGACCGGCGGTGAACCGCTGGTCAGCGGCAGGCGCGTCACCGGATTCGCCAATTCGGAAGAAGACGCGGTGGAGTTAACTGAGGTGGTGCCCTTCCTGGTGGAGGACATGCTGCGGGCCAACGGCGGCCTCTACACCAAGGCGGAAGACTGGCAGGTCCATGTGGTCACCGACGGACAGCTAATCACCGGTCAGAACCCGGCCTCTTCGGAGGAGGCTGCCAAAGCGCTGCTGGGCCGACTGTAACGCGCC carries:
- a CDS encoding type 1 glutamine amidotransferase domain-containing protein, yielding MKILMVLTSHDQLGDTGKKTGFWLEELAAPYYVFKDAGAEITLASPKGGQPPLDPKSEDPDSQTESTERFHKDSEAQEALANTTPLADVELEDYDGVFYPGGHGPLWDLAEDKDSIALIESFYAAGKPVAAVCHGPGVFRHAKGTGGEPLVSGRRVTGFANSEEDAVELTEVVPFLVEDMLRANGGLYTKAEDWQVHVVTDGQLITGQNPASSEEAAKALLGRL
- a CDS encoding NADP-dependent oxidoreductase — its product is MSQSTDKNRRIVLASRPEGAPAAENFRLEEEPLPQPAEGQLLLRSVYLSLDPYMRGRMSDAPSYVEPVEIGETMVGGTVSKVVESRHPDYEVGDWVLAYSGWQDYELSDGTGLTNLGADLQHPSYTLGVLGMPGFTAYKGLLDIGEPKSGETLVVAAATGPVGATVGQIGRIVGCRVVGVAGGAEKCRYAVDELGFDACIDHRAEDFAEQLAAACPDGIDVYFENVGGRVWDAVLPLLNNFARVPVCGLVSQYNATSLPEGPDRSGLLMSQALVKRLKIQGFIILDHYGPRLDDFQRDMSAWLAAGKIKYREEIVDGLEKAPQAFMSLLEGGNFGKLVVRVGADS
- a CDS encoding TetR/AcrR family transcriptional regulator, with amino-acid sequence MKSSYDDTRQHLLDTGHRVMSSKGFSCVGLSELLNTAGVPKGSFYHYFKSKEQYGQALLEDYFSKYLKDMDLLFSLEGRSTAESLMRYWQEWLKIYSEPCDEQKCLVVKLSAEVADLSEPMRLTLRDGTDRIIARLAECIEAGREDGSLPQGLDARKSAVTLYQMWLGASLLAKLHRTGESMVQAMEATRALLGQK